A single region of the Polymorphum gilvum SL003B-26A1 genome encodes:
- a CDS encoding OmpW/AlkL family protein — protein MGHLSKFGAICLAILAATSTSAQDATDAGWFFRTGPIGIFFSPGADLSVGGAKVPGSDVTVDNNYSISFDIGYRFNKNVSATFTFGIPPTAEVKGSGSLAGSYLGDVKYAPAILALQYRIPTQNPNFEPYVGAGVNYTTMLESDDRDVAGFDVDSGWGFVLQAGFETMITERMGAYFDVKKIWIETDARGFFGVGGPPADAKVTLDPLLVGAGIVWRF, from the coding sequence ATGGGTCACTTGTCGAAGTTCGGTGCAATCTGTCTTGCAATCCTGGCCGCCACATCGACCAGCGCGCAGGATGCTACTGATGCCGGCTGGTTCTTTCGGACCGGGCCGATCGGTATCTTCTTCTCGCCGGGGGCCGACCTGTCGGTGGGCGGAGCGAAGGTCCCCGGGTCCGATGTTACCGTGGACAACAACTACTCGATCTCGTTCGACATCGGCTATCGCTTCAATAAGAACGTGTCGGCGACGTTCACCTTCGGGATTCCGCCGACGGCCGAGGTCAAGGGCTCCGGGAGCCTTGCGGGCAGCTATCTGGGCGACGTGAAGTACGCCCCCGCGATCCTTGCCCTGCAGTACCGGATCCCCACGCAGAACCCGAACTTCGAGCCCTATGTCGGTGCCGGTGTCAACTACACCACCATGCTTGAATCCGACGACCGCGACGTGGCGGGATTCGATGTCGACAGCGGGTGGGGCTTCGTGCTGCAGGCCGGTTTCGAGACGATGATCACGGAACGGATGGGCGCCTATTTCGACGTCAAGAAGATCTGGATCGAGACCGATGCCCGCGGCTTTTTCGGTGTGGGTGGTCCACCGGCCGATGCCAAGGTCACGCTCGACCCGCTGCTTGTCGGTGCCGGTATCGTCTGGCGTTTCTGA
- a CDS encoding 2-hydroxychromene-2-carboxylate isomerase, whose translation MSPSRLDFYFDFMSPFAYLAFQKLPAICQRHGLELVPHAVNLPKLKLLAGNTAPPNVSLPLKIRYLSKDLERWATLYGVPLVFPKSLASERLNKAFFFAQDRGQGEAFIREAWDRVWGRGVDPADPALLGELAGLFGWAADELNAWVNSADAGERYESETRAAHEAGVFGTPTMIVGDQMWWGNDRLAFMETALEKGL comes from the coding sequence TTGAGCCCGTCGCGTCTGGACTTCTACTTCGACTTCATGAGCCCTTTCGCCTATTTGGCGTTTCAGAAGCTGCCGGCAATCTGTCAGCGCCATGGGCTCGAACTCGTCCCTCATGCGGTAAACCTGCCCAAGCTGAAGCTGCTGGCCGGCAACACCGCGCCGCCGAATGTCAGCCTTCCTCTCAAGATCCGCTATCTGTCGAAGGATCTCGAGCGGTGGGCTACGCTTTACGGGGTGCCGCTGGTGTTCCCGAAATCGCTTGCGTCCGAACGGCTGAACAAGGCTTTCTTCTTTGCGCAGGATCGTGGTCAGGGCGAGGCCTTCATTCGCGAGGCCTGGGACAGGGTATGGGGCCGCGGGGTTGATCCCGCCGATCCCGCGCTTCTGGGGGAACTGGCCGGCCTGTTCGGGTGGGCGGCGGACGAACTCAATGCCTGGGTGAATTCCGCCGATGCCGGCGAGCGCTACGAGTCCGAGACCCGCGCGGCCCACGAGGCCGGGGTGTTCGGCACGCCGACAATGATCGTCGGAGACCAGATGTGGTGGGGCAATGACCGCCTCGCATTCATGGAAACGGCCCTGGAAAAGGGCCTCTGA
- a CDS encoding NAD(P)/FAD-dependent oxidoreductase — MERFIIVGGGQAAAFAAKTLRSEGFEGGITILSEEPYYPYERPPLSKAVLQGAADVHGTCLLTEEAAADLRIEITLGQRARSIDREQRVVHLETGEALQYDRLLIATGSRARRIDGHFANKSNVFYLRTLDDALALRAKLGSGKRLVSVGAGWIGLEVAATARKLGMEATVVELADRICGRSLPAEVGAALADLHRSHGTRICLGAGITAVSGADQVESLTLSSGETLPVDVVVVGVGAIPNDEIAREAGIETANGVLVDEFLRSSDPLIFAAGDVAAMRSGGGPPIRMETWANAQDQGVAAARNMLGRDVPYTPNTWFWSDQYDVNIQMIGNVQPAAGTALTRKGEGNGFTRFSVVDGRLVGAICFGCPRDMAIVRRLLSKGYVVTDDALATAPDLRKLL; from the coding sequence GTGGAGCGGTTCATTATTGTGGGCGGCGGGCAGGCGGCGGCCTTCGCCGCCAAGACGTTGCGCAGCGAAGGCTTCGAGGGAGGCATCACGATCCTCTCGGAAGAGCCGTATTACCCCTATGAGCGGCCGCCCTTGTCGAAAGCCGTGCTGCAGGGCGCGGCGGATGTTCATGGCACCTGCCTGCTGACCGAGGAGGCCGCCGCGGATCTTCGGATCGAGATCACGCTCGGGCAGCGCGCCCGGTCGATCGACCGCGAGCAGCGCGTGGTCCATCTCGAGACCGGAGAGGCCCTGCAATATGACAGGCTTCTCATTGCCACCGGCAGCCGCGCGCGGCGCATCGACGGCCACTTCGCGAACAAGTCCAACGTGTTCTACCTGCGAACGCTCGACGACGCGCTTGCGCTGCGGGCAAAGCTCGGATCGGGCAAGCGCCTGGTTTCGGTGGGGGCGGGGTGGATCGGGCTCGAGGTTGCGGCGACGGCGCGCAAGCTGGGCATGGAGGCGACGGTCGTCGAGCTGGCCGACCGGATCTGTGGACGAAGCCTGCCGGCCGAGGTGGGGGCTGCGCTTGCTGACCTGCATCGCAGCCATGGAACCCGCATCTGTCTGGGGGCCGGGATCACAGCAGTCTCCGGCGCCGATCAGGTCGAAAGCCTGACGCTCTCGAGCGGTGAAACACTGCCTGTGGACGTGGTGGTTGTCGGGGTCGGTGCGATCCCCAATGACGAGATCGCCCGCGAGGCAGGGATCGAGACCGCGAATGGCGTCCTCGTGGATGAGTTTCTGCGCAGTTCCGACCCGCTAATCTTCGCCGCGGGGGACGTGGCGGCGATGCGCAGCGGGGGCGGCCCGCCGATCCGGATGGAAACCTGGGCCAATGCACAGGATCAGGGGGTGGCCGCGGCACGCAACATGCTTGGCAGGGATGTCCCCTACACGCCGAACACATGGTTCTGGTCGGATCAGTACGATGTGAATATCCAGATGATTGGCAACGTCCAGCCAGCCGCAGGAACAGCGTTGACCCGGAAGGGAGAGGGCAACGGGTTCACGCGCTTTTCGGTGGTCGATGGCCGTCTGGTCGGTGCGATCTGCTTCGGCTGTCCGCGGGACATGGCCATCGTCAGGCGGCTGCTTTCCAAGGGCTATGTCGTCACCGACGACGCGCTGGCGACGGCGCCCGACCTGCGCAAGCTTCTGTAG
- a CDS encoding VOC family protein has protein sequence MALQKLSHACLRVKNIEESVRFHTEVLALEEITRQDDVVYLTCGTDGTYDVALSEGGTGVISFAIAADDEDDLRHYRKRVEDAGVEVREMTNPDPGVEKLIEFDLPPQQQKMQIALLERTARQHYYSPAARVRNHLSGLAPLDLDHITLRVGPDATLTIEFLAKHVDFHPADIVEFPGGEGRLAAWMHVGDYHHDVAMFAGAPHETLDHLAWTIPNMEYMKLMLDQIARGGINTEAGPGRHGVGSNIYSYFFTPDGNRYELSGEMPRCVDRKAGPKMWRADQPGIFSSWGLPFPESFKVGS, from the coding sequence ATGGCTCTGCAGAAGCTTTCGCATGCGTGTTTGCGGGTTAAGAATATCGAGGAATCGGTGCGGTTTCACACCGAGGTTCTCGCGCTTGAGGAAATCACGCGCCAGGATGATGTGGTCTATCTGACCTGTGGTACCGACGGGACCTATGACGTCGCGCTGTCCGAAGGTGGCACCGGCGTGATCAGCTTTGCGATCGCGGCCGATGACGAGGATGACCTCAGGCATTACCGCAAGCGCGTCGAGGATGCCGGCGTCGAAGTGCGCGAAATGACCAACCCGGACCCGGGCGTCGAGAAACTGATCGAGTTCGACCTTCCGCCGCAGCAGCAGAAGATGCAGATCGCTCTTCTGGAGCGGACGGCGCGGCAGCATTACTACAGTCCCGCCGCGCGCGTGCGCAATCACCTCAGCGGGCTCGCACCGCTCGATCTCGACCACATCACGCTGCGTGTCGGGCCGGACGCGACCCTGACGATCGAGTTCCTTGCGAAGCATGTCGATTTCCATCCCGCCGATATCGTGGAGTTCCCCGGGGGAGAGGGTCGGCTGGCCGCCTGGATGCATGTCGGCGACTATCACCACGACGTGGCGATGTTCGCTGGTGCGCCGCACGAGACGCTGGATCACCTCGCCTGGACGATCCCGAACATGGAATACATGAAGTTGATGCTGGACCAGATCGCCCGCGGCGGCATCAACACCGAGGCCGGACCCGGCCGCCATGGTGTGGGCTCGAACATCTACTCCTACTTCTTCACGCCGGATGGCAACCGCTACGAGCTTTCGGGAGAGATGCCGCGTTGCGTCGATCGCAAGGCCGGGCCCAAAATGTGGCGTGCAGACCAGCCGGGCATCTTCAGCTCTTGGGGGCTTCCCTTCCCGGAAAGCTTCAAGGTCGGTTCCTGA